In one Massilia endophytica genomic region, the following are encoded:
- a CDS encoding NAD(P)-binding domain-containing protein has translation MNLSDITLPVAVLGGGPVGLAAAAHLIERGMTPLIFEAADSVAGNLASYEQVRLFSPWQYNVDRAARKLLEAAGWHMPPADDLPTAGELRQRYLEPLAKLPQFAEHLKLGHRVTEVARLGFDKVKTRGREQAPFVIRTHTRQGEREYFVSAVLDATGTWSHPNPLGANGLPAQGEQQFADRIDYGMPDITGRERQRYAGKRVLVVGAGHSAAGTLLALAQLADEAPGTVIVWAIRGNSPAKTFGGGEADGLPARGQVGLRLQALHRAGRLEIHTNFLIRSITEVDGQLRIVGENVAGDARFIDGIDRIVASTGARPDLAITRELRVRHDPWLESTDALAPLIDPNEHSCGTVRPHGHRELAHPEIGYYAVGAKSYGRAPNFLMATGYEQVRSVVAALAGDLKAADDVQLELPETGVCNTRPPEADSASGCCGGPAPQGTDACCVDDAAAKAAGAAGCGCPAPAALPKPSCCA, from the coding sequence ATGAATCTGTCCGATATCACTCTTCCTGTTGCCGTGTTGGGCGGCGGCCCTGTGGGCCTGGCTGCCGCTGCCCATCTGATTGAACGCGGCATGACGCCGTTAATTTTCGAGGCCGCCGATTCAGTGGCAGGCAATCTCGCAAGCTACGAGCAGGTCCGGCTGTTCTCGCCGTGGCAGTACAACGTGGACAGGGCTGCGCGCAAGCTCCTTGAGGCGGCGGGCTGGCACATGCCGCCAGCCGATGACCTGCCCACTGCTGGAGAGCTTCGCCAGCGTTATTTAGAACCCCTGGCGAAGCTGCCCCAGTTCGCCGAGCACCTGAAGCTCGGACACCGGGTCACGGAAGTCGCTCGCCTCGGCTTTGACAAGGTCAAGACCCGCGGCCGCGAACAGGCGCCCTTTGTGATCCGGACGCACACGAGGCAGGGGGAGCGGGAGTATTTCGTGAGCGCTGTGCTTGACGCCACGGGCACCTGGTCGCACCCGAATCCCTTGGGGGCGAACGGCCTGCCCGCGCAAGGCGAACAGCAGTTTGCAGACCGCATCGACTACGGCATGCCCGACATTACCGGGCGTGAACGGCAGCGCTACGCGGGGAAGCGCGTTCTTGTAGTGGGCGCTGGCCACTCCGCCGCAGGCACCCTGCTGGCATTGGCGCAGCTGGCAGACGAAGCCCCCGGAACGGTCATCGTCTGGGCGATCCGGGGCAATTCGCCGGCCAAGACCTTCGGCGGCGGCGAAGCCGATGGCCTTCCGGCACGCGGCCAAGTGGGCCTGCGGCTGCAGGCGCTGCACCGGGCGGGACGCCTGGAGATTCACACGAACTTCCTGATCCGCTCGATCACTGAGGTGGACGGGCAGTTGCGCATCGTCGGAGAGAACGTGGCGGGCGACGCGCGGTTTATCGATGGCATCGACCGCATCGTTGCCTCAACGGGCGCCAGGCCGGATCTGGCGATCACGCGCGAACTGCGGGTACGTCATGATCCGTGGCTGGAAAGTACGGATGCGCTGGCCCCCCTCATCGATCCGAACGAACACAGCTGTGGCACCGTCCGGCCACACGGGCACCGCGAACTGGCCCACCCGGAGATTGGCTACTATGCCGTCGGCGCGAAGAGCTACGGCCGCGCTCCCAACTTCCTGATGGCCACTGGCTACGAGCAGGTGCGCTCCGTTGTCGCCGCGCTGGCGGGAGACCTGAAGGCCGCCGATGACGTGCAGCTCGAGTTGCCGGAAACGGGCGTGTGCAACACCAGGCCGCCTGAGGCCGACAGCGCATCGGGCTGCTGCGGCGGTCCAGCCCCGCAAGGAACCGATGCCTGCTGCGTGGACGATGCGGCGGCGAAAGCGGCAGGCGCGGCGGGCTGCGGCTGCCCCGCGCCCGCGGCCCTGCCCAAGCCATCCTGCTGCGCATGA
- the arsN2 gene encoding arsenic resistance N-acetyltransferase ArsN2, producing MTTTLTFRPATQADWPAIQRLLQAAQLPTDGASDHLDAFIVGDTGTELLCAGGLELYGQAALLRSVVVAAQHQGQGLGDQLHRQIAELARTRRIDTLYLLTTTAAQYFARRGFQEVDRASVPSALQASREFQGACPASATLMACSL from the coding sequence ATGACTACTACCCTCACCTTCCGGCCCGCAACGCAGGCAGATTGGCCTGCCATACAACGGCTCCTGCAGGCCGCCCAATTGCCCACCGATGGCGCCAGCGATCACCTGGATGCATTCATCGTCGGCGACACAGGCACCGAACTGCTCTGCGCAGGAGGTCTGGAGCTGTACGGACAGGCAGCCTTACTGCGCTCGGTTGTCGTCGCAGCGCAGCACCAGGGCCAAGGCTTGGGCGACCAGTTGCACCGGCAGATCGCCGAGCTTGCCCGCACGCGGCGGATCGACACGCTTTACCTGCTCACTACCACTGCTGCCCAGTATTTCGCCCGGCGCGGCTTCCAGGAAGTCGACCGGGCATCGGTTCCATCGGCACTGCAAGCGTCCCGCGAATTCCAGGGCGCCTGCCCTGCCTCGGCCACCCTGATGGCATGTTCTCTTTGA
- a CDS encoding ArsR/SmtB family transcription factor, which translates to MTTCCDSRAAGEAVMAIDAEDLARMCKALGHPARVQLLKYLSAYGACYFGNLAEVLPLAASTISQHITVLKDAGLICGSSDEQRVCYCVNPERLAQLKALIGGL; encoded by the coding sequence ATGACAACCTGCTGTGATTCCCGCGCCGCTGGCGAAGCGGTGATGGCCATCGACGCCGAGGACCTGGCGCGCATGTGCAAGGCGCTTGGCCACCCGGCCCGCGTCCAGCTGCTGAAGTATCTGTCCGCTTATGGCGCCTGCTATTTCGGCAATCTCGCCGAGGTGCTGCCACTGGCAGCCTCGACCATCTCGCAGCACATCACGGTCTTGAAAGACGCCGGGTTGATCTGCGGTTCTTCCGACGAGCAGCGCGTGTGCTATTGCGTGAACCCAGAGCGTCTGGCGCAGCTCAAGGCGCTGATCGGCGGCCTGTAA